Proteins from one Panicum virgatum strain AP13 chromosome 7K, P.virgatum_v5, whole genome shotgun sequence genomic window:
- the LOC120639805 gene encoding uncharacterized protein LOC120639805 isoform X2, whose amino-acid sequence MHIEKNVCENTYGTLLEMEGKSKDNLQARKDLQEMNIQPDLHQQKKANDKYYLPPALYNMSKEEKQQFCMVLHDIKVPDGYSSNISKCVNVAQAKLSGLKSHDCHILMQQLLPVASRGLLPDDVTSILFDLCGYFRELNAKVLYIDDLEKLEERIIMTLCRMEMIFPPGFFTMMVHLVLHLATKAKIGGPVCYRSMYFVERYLGELKSNVRNKAHPEGCIAESVLAKEAMVLCSGFLGGFQSLVNKLSRTDDNDETLESSIGPASTLFPNVGRALGKPRSYVIRELMLKRSQLSILDVEGAIEKLRKYKMRSSINGLEDILRG is encoded by the exons ATGCATATAGAAAAGAATGTCTGTGAAAATACATATGGAACACTTTTAGAAATGGAGGGCAAGTCAAAGGACAATCTGCAGGCAAGGAAAGACTTGCAAGAAATGAACATTCAGCCGGATCTACATCAACAAAAAAAGGCTAACGATAAGTATTACTTACCTCCTGCTTTGTATAATATGTCAAAAGAAGAGAAGCAACAGTTTTGTATGGTCCTTCATGATATTAAGGTTCCAGATGGTTATTCTAGTAACATCTCCAAATGTGTAAATGTTGCTCAAGCAAAACTTTCAGGCCTAAAAAGTCATGATTGCCATATACTAATGCAACAACTTCTACCGGTTGCTTCGCGAGGGCTTCTCCCTGATGATGTTACATCTATCTTGTTTGATCTTTGTGGGTATTTTAGAGAGCTAAATGCAAAGGTTCTCTACATAGATGATCTTGAAAAGTTAGAGGAGCGAATTATAATGACATTATGCCGGATGgagatgatatttcctccaggATTTTTTACTATGATGGTGCATTTAGTTCTTCACTTAGCAACAAAGGCAAAAATAGGTGGTCCTGTTTGCTATCGATCAATGTATTTTGTGGAAAG GTACCTTGGTGAGCTGAAATCAAATGTGAGGAACAAAGCTCATCCAGAGGGATGTATTGCCGAATCAGTTTTGGCAAAAGAGGCTATGGTACTTTGTTCAGGATTTCTTGGTGGTTTTCAAAGCTTGGTTAACAAGCTCTCAAGGACTGATGATAATGATGAAACACTTGAATCTTCTATTGGACCAGCATCAACTCTTTTTCCAAATGTTGGAAGGGCACTTGGAAAGCCACGAAGTTATGTTATAAGAG AGCTCATGCTGAAGAGATCACAACTAAGCATATTGGACGTCGAGGGAGCCATAGAGAAGTTGAGAAAATACAAAATGAGAAGTTCCATCAATGGTTTAGAGGACAT ATTGAGAGGGTAG
- the LOC120639805 gene encoding uncharacterized protein LOC120639805 isoform X1, which produces MHIEKNVCENTYGTLLEMEGKSKDNLQARKDLQEMNIQPDLHQQKKANDKYYLPPALYNMSKEEKQQFCMVLHDIKVPDGYSSNISKCVNVAQAKLSGLKSHDCHILMQQLLPVASRGLLPDDVTSILFDLCGYFRELNAKVLYIDDLEKLEERIIMTLCRMEMIFPPGFFTMMVHLVLHLATKAKIGGPVCYRSMYFVERYLGELKSNVRNKAHPEGCIAESVLAKEAMVLCSGFLGGFQSLVNKLSRTDDNDETLESSIGPASTLFPNVGRALGKPRSYVIRELMLKRSQLSILDVEGAIEKLRKYKMRSSINGLEDILCRLRG; this is translated from the exons ATGCATATAGAAAAGAATGTCTGTGAAAATACATATGGAACACTTTTAGAAATGGAGGGCAAGTCAAAGGACAATCTGCAGGCAAGGAAAGACTTGCAAGAAATGAACATTCAGCCGGATCTACATCAACAAAAAAAGGCTAACGATAAGTATTACTTACCTCCTGCTTTGTATAATATGTCAAAAGAAGAGAAGCAACAGTTTTGTATGGTCCTTCATGATATTAAGGTTCCAGATGGTTATTCTAGTAACATCTCCAAATGTGTAAATGTTGCTCAAGCAAAACTTTCAGGCCTAAAAAGTCATGATTGCCATATACTAATGCAACAACTTCTACCGGTTGCTTCGCGAGGGCTTCTCCCTGATGATGTTACATCTATCTTGTTTGATCTTTGTGGGTATTTTAGAGAGCTAAATGCAAAGGTTCTCTACATAGATGATCTTGAAAAGTTAGAGGAGCGAATTATAATGACATTATGCCGGATGgagatgatatttcctccaggATTTTTTACTATGATGGTGCATTTAGTTCTTCACTTAGCAACAAAGGCAAAAATAGGTGGTCCTGTTTGCTATCGATCAATGTATTTTGTGGAAAG GTACCTTGGTGAGCTGAAATCAAATGTGAGGAACAAAGCTCATCCAGAGGGATGTATTGCCGAATCAGTTTTGGCAAAAGAGGCTATGGTACTTTGTTCAGGATTTCTTGGTGGTTTTCAAAGCTTGGTTAACAAGCTCTCAAGGACTGATGATAATGATGAAACACTTGAATCTTCTATTGGACCAGCATCAACTCTTTTTCCAAATGTTGGAAGGGCACTTGGAAAGCCACGAAGTTATGTTATAAGAG AGCTCATGCTGAAGAGATCACAACTAAGCATATTGGACGTCGAGGGAGCCATAGAGAAGTTGAGAAAATACAAAATGAGAAGTTCCATCAATGGTTTAGAGGACAT ATTATGCAGATTGAGAGGGTAG